In Hyphomicrobiaceae bacterium, the following are encoded in one genomic region:
- the nifV gene encoding homocitrate synthase, translating into MHEKRIILNDTTLRDGEQAPGVAFSLEEKVAIAVALSRAGVPELEAGTPAMGAEEIEAIRTIVSLGLDARPIAWCRMCESDIVAAAQTGVRMVNLSVPVSDIQLKAKLGETRNWALSAIARVVPYARDLGLDVAVGGEDTSRADVDFLCEVIEAAERAGARRFRIADTLGVLDPFSTQALVEHLRARTSLELEIHAHDDLGLATANTLAAMRAGATHASVTVVGLGERAGNAPLEEIAVAARRLYGYETAVATEELAGIANLVATASGRAIPDGKAIVGSAVFTHESGIHVDGLLKDKRAYEALDPTILGREHKIVLGKHSGLAGLQRELANCGLALGPTEARALLAIVRNEAQRTKASISPSRLAELFRDACGQQVLLEH; encoded by the coding sequence ATGCACGAGAAGCGCATCATCCTGAATGACACGACGCTGCGCGATGGCGAGCAGGCCCCAGGTGTTGCTTTTAGCCTGGAGGAGAAGGTTGCCATCGCGGTCGCTCTGTCGCGTGCCGGGGTGCCGGAGCTGGAAGCCGGTACGCCTGCCATGGGGGCAGAGGAAATCGAGGCAATTCGGACCATCGTGAGCCTCGGGCTCGACGCGCGCCCCATCGCCTGGTGCCGGATGTGCGAGAGCGACATAGTCGCAGCCGCGCAAACGGGCGTGCGCATGGTCAATCTGTCCGTACCGGTTTCAGACATACAACTGAAGGCCAAACTCGGTGAGACGCGCAACTGGGCCCTTTCCGCCATTGCCCGCGTCGTGCCGTATGCGCGCGATCTTGGTCTCGACGTCGCAGTTGGCGGTGAAGATACCTCGCGCGCCGACGTCGATTTTCTGTGCGAGGTGATCGAGGCCGCGGAGCGGGCGGGTGCGCGTCGTTTTCGCATTGCCGACACCCTGGGCGTCCTTGATCCATTCTCCACGCAGGCGCTGGTTGAGCACTTGCGGGCGCGCACGTCGCTCGAACTGGAAATTCACGCCCACGACGACTTGGGTCTTGCGACAGCCAATACCTTGGCCGCTATGCGTGCCGGCGCAACGCATGCAAGCGTTACCGTCGTTGGGCTCGGCGAGCGCGCTGGCAACGCGCCACTTGAGGAGATCGCGGTCGCCGCGCGGCGGCTTTATGGATATGAGACCGCGGTTGCCACGGAAGAATTGGCCGGGATCGCAAATCTCGTGGCAACGGCCTCCGGACGGGCCATTCCCGACGGCAAGGCTATCGTCGGAAGTGCAGTATTCACGCACGAATCCGGCATTCATGTCGACGGTCTGCTGAAAGACAAGCGGGCCTATGAAGCACTCGATCCGACGATTCTGGGGCGAGAGCATAAGATCGTGCTCGGCAAACATTCCGGCCTTGCCGGACTTCAGCGAGAGTTGGCCAATTGCGGACTTGCGCTGGGGCCGACGGAGGCGCGTGCGCTCCTGGCAATTGTCAGGAACGAGGCGCAGCGCACCAAGGCCAGCATCTCGCCGTCGCGTCTGGCTGAGCTATTTCGCGATGCCTGCGGGCAACAAGTTCTTCTTGAACACTGA
- the nifW gene encoding nitrogenase stabilizing/protective protein NifW, producing the protein MEEDHSACGIGPVIPLASEKDVLGKLKKLSSAEDFFDGLGLPYDPAILRVARLHIMKRMGEYLSTDDLDGLPDRVVIARCRSYLERAYQDFASSSPLEQRVFKVLKQAVAPEEKPFVSVDDLF; encoded by the coding sequence ATGGAAGAAGATCATTCGGCGTGCGGTATCGGCCCCGTTATTCCGCTTGCCTCAGAGAAAGACGTTCTGGGGAAGCTGAAGAAGCTCTCCTCTGCGGAGGACTTTTTTGACGGGCTCGGACTTCCCTACGATCCGGCCATTCTGCGAGTGGCGCGTCTGCACATCATGAAGCGGATGGGCGAGTACCTTTCGACCGACGATCTTGATGGCTTACCCGATCGCGTGGTTATCGCGCGTTGCCGGTCCTACCTGGAGCGGGCGTACCAGGACTTCGCTTCCTCAAGCCCGCTGGAGCAGCGCGTTTTCAAAGTTTTGAAACAGGCGGTGGCGCCCGAAGAGAAGCCGTTTGTCTCGGTGGATGATCTTTTCTGA
- a CDS encoding electron transfer flavoprotein subunit beta/FixA family protein, producing the protein MHIVVCIKQVPDSAQIRVHPVTNTIMRQGVPTIINPYDLFALEQALRLRDQHGGEVTVLTMGPPMAEDSLRKALTFGADRAVLLTDRFFAGSDTLATSYALASAIAKVGEVWGKPEIVFTGKQTIDGDTAQVGPGIAKRLDLNQLTYVAKIVEANLETNELTVERRAEGGTQVLKTKLPVLVTMLEATNEIRRGSMADAFRAARAEVVKWSASDAGIEDLSKCGLKGSPTVVKRVFAPAARADKAHMIDISTLKGDAVGEAVMDEIFTRLPAIEDELQKMAAGY; encoded by the coding sequence ATGCACATCGTCGTTTGTATCAAACAGGTGCCCGACAGCGCGCAAATCCGCGTGCATCCCGTGACCAATACGATCATGCGTCAGGGTGTCCCAACGATTATCAACCCGTATGATCTTTTTGCGCTCGAACAGGCGTTACGGCTGCGGGACCAGCACGGCGGTGAAGTTACCGTGCTCACCATGGGTCCGCCCATGGCCGAGGACAGCTTGCGCAAGGCGCTGACCTTTGGTGCCGATCGTGCGGTGTTGCTGACTGATCGCTTCTTTGCCGGCTCCGACACGCTTGCGACTTCCTACGCTCTGGCGAGTGCTATCGCCAAGGTCGGCGAGGTCTGGGGAAAGCCGGAAATCGTCTTCACCGGCAAGCAAACGATCGACGGCGATACGGCCCAGGTTGGTCCCGGCATCGCCAAGCGGCTCGATCTCAATCAGCTGACCTATGTTGCCAAGATCGTCGAAGCCAATCTCGAAACCAATGAGTTGACGGTCGAGCGTCGTGCTGAAGGCGGCACTCAGGTCCTCAAGACCAAGTTGCCGGTGCTTGTCACCATGCTTGAAGCCACGAACGAAATCCGCCGCGGCTCGATGGCGGATGCGTTCCGCGCTGCGCGTGCGGAAGTCGTCAAGTGGAGCGCGAGCGACGCCGGCATCGAAGACCTCAGCAAGTGTGGTCTCAAGGGCTCGCCCACCGTCGTCAAGCGCGTGTTCGCGCCTGCCGCCCGGGCTGACAAGGCGCATATGATCGATATCTCGACGCTCAAGGGCGACGCGGTGGGAGAAGCGGTCATGGACGAGATCTTCACGCGGCTTCCCGCAATCGAAGACGAGCTGCAGAAAATGGCCGCCGGCTACTGA
- a CDS encoding electron transfer flavoprotein subunit alpha/FixB family protein → MTSQPKKTPAPAPAGGRAGMKKELPEHFKAYKHVWVFIEMERGEVHPVSWELLGEGRKLADKLGVELAGVVMGPPGDAVKAAAAECFVYGADVAYIAAHEALTDYRNDPYTKTFTHLVNTYKPEILLLGATTLGRDLAGSVATTLLTGLTADCTELAVDADGSLAATRPTFGGSLLCTIYTLNYRPQMATVRPRVMPMPERQEGRMGRVIEADIDLKEDDIVTKILSFLPDRNTDKSNLAYADIVVAGGMGLQSPENYQLIKGLAEVLGGEYGCSRPLVQKGWLTADRQIGQTGKTIRPKLYIAAGVSGAIQHRVGVEGADLIVAINTDKNAPIFDFAHVGVVGDAMRILPALTEAFRARLLVNRLAS, encoded by the coding sequence ATGACCAGCCAACCTAAAAAGACCCCGGCCCCAGCCCCCGCAGGCGGCCGCGCCGGGATGAAGAAGGAGCTGCCTGAGCACTTCAAAGCCTACAAGCACGTTTGGGTTTTTATTGAGATGGAACGCGGGGAGGTTCACCCCGTGTCGTGGGAGCTGCTCGGCGAAGGCAGGAAACTCGCAGACAAACTCGGCGTCGAGCTTGCCGGTGTTGTCATGGGGCCTCCGGGTGACGCGGTGAAAGCGGCGGCAGCCGAGTGCTTTGTCTATGGCGCCGACGTGGCCTACATTGCCGCTCACGAAGCTCTGACCGACTATCGCAACGATCCCTACACCAAGACGTTCACGCACCTCGTCAACACCTACAAGCCCGAGATATTGTTGCTCGGCGCGACTACGCTCGGCCGCGATCTGGCTGGCTCGGTGGCGACGACGTTGCTCACCGGCTTGACAGCGGATTGCACCGAACTCGCCGTCGATGCCGACGGATCCTTGGCCGCAACGCGCCCCACCTTCGGTGGCTCGCTGCTGTGCACGATCTACACCTTGAACTACCGCCCGCAGATGGCGACGGTGCGTCCGCGCGTCATGCCCATGCCCGAACGTCAAGAGGGGCGAATGGGGCGGGTGATCGAGGCCGATATCGATCTAAAGGAAGACGACATCGTCACGAAGATTCTGTCGTTCCTTCCCGATCGTAACACCGACAAGTCCAACCTAGCTTATGCCGACATTGTCGTGGCGGGCGGAATGGGGCTGCAATCGCCGGAGAACTACCAGCTCATCAAGGGTTTGGCTGAGGTGCTCGGCGGTGAATACGGTTGCTCGCGTCCGCTTGTGCAAAAGGGCTGGCTGACGGCCGACCGCCAGATCGGGCAGACCGGAAAGACGATCCGGCCGAAACTCTACATCGCTGCCGGCGTCTCTGGCGCCATCCAGCACCGCGTGGGCGTGGAAGGTGCAGATCTCATCGTCGCGATCAATACCGACAAAAATGCACCGATCTTCGACTTCGCCCATGTCGGTGTCGTCGGAGACGCCATGCGCATATTACCGGCCCTGACGGAAGCGTTCCGGGCCCGCCTTCTCGTCAACCGCCTTGCGAGCTGA
- a CDS encoding FAD-binding protein, whose translation MLEEKFDAIVIGAGPSGNACALTMAERGMKVLQLERGEYPGSKNVQGAILYADALEKLIPDFREDAPLERHIIEQRLWMMDDRSFSGMQYRSEDFNEEKPNRYTIIRAQFDKWFSRRVQAAGALVICETTVTELVQEVDGRVIGVRTDRSGGFIKADVVVLAEGVNGLLGERAGLRPKPKPDTVALAVKEMHFIPRETIDARFNLTGEEGVVIEAAGTITKGMTGTAFIYTNKESLSVGIGCLISDFAETKETPYGLLESFKSHPSVAPLLAGSEVKEYAAHMIPEGGYRAIPQLFGDGWVVVGDAGQFVNAVHREGSNLAMTTGRIAGEAIFQLKSRREPCTAENLSLYKKMLDQTFVIKDLKKYKDLPKTLHNKHLFTTYPQLLSQAMQTWFRVDGVDKKAKENEIVKSFFKTRKITGLLSDAFSLARGWR comes from the coding sequence ATGCTGGAAGAGAAATTCGATGCCATCGTCATCGGCGCCGGACCTTCGGGCAACGCGTGCGCCCTAACCATGGCCGAGCGCGGCATGAAGGTGCTGCAGTTGGAGCGTGGCGAGTATCCCGGTTCCAAGAACGTGCAGGGCGCTATCCTGTACGCCGATGCCTTGGAAAAGCTCATCCCGGACTTCCGCGAGGATGCCCCGCTTGAGCGCCATATCATCGAGCAACGTCTGTGGATGATGGACGATCGCTCTTTCTCGGGAATGCAGTACCGCTCCGAAGACTTCAACGAGGAGAAGCCGAACCGCTACACGATCATTCGTGCGCAGTTCGACAAGTGGTTCTCCAGACGTGTGCAGGCGGCTGGTGCGTTGGTGATCTGCGAAACGACCGTGACGGAGCTGGTGCAGGAAGTCGATGGTCGCGTCATCGGCGTGCGCACCGACCGCAGCGGCGGCTTCATCAAGGCCGATGTCGTGGTGCTTGCGGAAGGCGTCAATGGACTGTTGGGCGAGCGCGCGGGGCTGAGACCAAAGCCGAAGCCCGATACGGTGGCTTTGGCCGTCAAGGAAATGCATTTCATTCCTCGCGAGACTATCGATGCGCGTTTCAATCTGACGGGCGAGGAAGGCGTGGTTATCGAGGCAGCCGGCACGATCACGAAAGGTATGACCGGAACGGCCTTCATCTATACCAACAAAGAGTCGCTGTCGGTGGGTATCGGATGTCTGATCTCGGATTTTGCCGAGACGAAAGAGACGCCTTACGGCCTGCTGGAAAGCTTCAAATCACATCCTTCGGTCGCACCGCTTCTTGCCGGATCTGAAGTGAAGGAATACGCCGCTCACATGATCCCTGAAGGAGGCTATCGCGCCATCCCGCAGCTGTTTGGCGACGGCTGGGTCGTGGTCGGCGACGCAGGGCAGTTCGTCAACGCCGTGCATCGCGAAGGGTCGAACCTGGCGATGACGACGGGCCGAATTGCAGGAGAGGCGATCTTCCAGCTCAAGTCGCGCCGCGAACCCTGCACGGCCGAAAACCTCTCGCTCTATAAGAAGATGCTGGATCAGACCTTCGTCATCAAGGATCTGAAGAAGTACAAGGATCTGCCCAAGACCCTGCACAATAAGCATTTGTTCACGACCTATCCGCAGCTTCTGAGCCAAGCCATGCAGACGTGGTTCCGCGTCGATGGCGTGGATAAGAAGGCCAAGGAAAATGAGATTGTGAAATCGTTCTTCAAGACGCGGAAAATCACTGGGCTATTGAGTGACGCGTTCTCGCTCGCACGCGGTTGGCGTTGA
- a CDS encoding ferredoxin family protein gives MTALASRVEDKLYQNRYLVDVGRPHIKVKPHEVPTDALVALTKVCPAGCYAMNDTGQVEVTPDGCMECGTCRVIAEASGDIEWNYPRGGFGVLFKFG, from the coding sequence ATGACTGCATTGGCATCACGCGTCGAAGACAAGCTTTATCAGAACCGCTATCTCGTCGATGTCGGCAGACCGCACATCAAAGTGAAGCCCCACGAGGTTCCGACCGACGCGCTCGTGGCGCTTACCAAGGTATGTCCTGCCGGGTGCTACGCAATGAACGACACGGGCCAAGTTGAAGTGACGCCCGACGGCTGCATGGAATGCGGTACCTGCCGGGTTATCGCGGAAGCTTCAGGCGATATTGAATGGAATTATCCGCGCGGTGGATTTGGTGTTCTTTTCAAGTTTGGCTGA
- a CDS encoding TOBE domain-containing protein, whose amino-acid sequence MKISARNQIKGTVLDVVKGATTAHVKIDVGGGAVITASITNESVEELGLKKGMPATAIIKSSDVIVGV is encoded by the coding sequence ATGAAAATCAGCGCACGTAATCAGATTAAGGGGACCGTTCTTGACGTGGTAAAGGGAGCGACGACCGCACACGTAAAGATCGATGTTGGAGGCGGCGCCGTGATCACGGCTTCGATCACAAACGAGTCGGTTGAGGAGCTTGGCTTGAAGAAGGGTATGCCGGCTACGGCAATCATCAAGTCTTCGGATGTGATCGTCGGAGTCTGA
- a CDS encoding DUF364 domain-containing protein, protein MLASPASVDFRDLLVAKVAGEESVAQELCIGLTWTACKTATTIGLAMSPTERSRTLQWPGTLVGKKAADLAAWIGSWNSFEASVGLSAINAVVNAPGNALMGQAQPLAIGNLSVFEHFRPQLVGKRVGVVGRYPGLARVLNGLDVRVLERMPGEEDLPDTSAEYVLPECDWVFLTATSLINKTFPRLAELSRRSVTVLMGPSCPWLSEWREFGIDIVAGVQVIDPTKTWQVVLEGGGTRLFDEGVRYAVADLRTSR, encoded by the coding sequence ATGCTGGCGTCTCCTGCGAGTGTCGATTTTCGCGATCTTCTGGTAGCGAAGGTTGCTGGGGAGGAGTCTGTCGCGCAAGAGCTTTGCATTGGTTTGACGTGGACGGCTTGCAAGACCGCGACGACCATTGGTCTTGCTATGAGCCCGACAGAGAGGTCCCGGACCTTGCAGTGGCCCGGGACACTTGTTGGGAAAAAGGCCGCGGACTTGGCTGCTTGGATAGGATCTTGGAATTCTTTCGAAGCGTCGGTAGGACTTTCCGCCATCAATGCGGTGGTCAATGCACCGGGCAACGCATTGATGGGACAGGCTCAGCCTCTCGCGATCGGCAATCTCAGCGTTTTTGAACATTTCAGGCCTCAGCTTGTGGGAAAGCGCGTCGGCGTCGTCGGCCGTTATCCTGGGCTGGCGCGCGTCCTGAACGGGCTCGATGTCCGTGTGCTGGAGCGTATGCCGGGTGAGGAAGATCTTCCCGATACATCGGCTGAATATGTGCTGCCGGAGTGCGACTGGGTTTTTCTAACCGCCACCAGTCTTATCAACAAGACGTTTCCAAGATTGGCTGAACTTTCTCGGCGATCCGTCACGGTGCTGATGGGGCCGTCCTGTCCATGGCTTTCTGAGTGGCGGGAGTTCGGCATCGATATCGTTGCGGGCGTACAGGTGATAGACCCCACCAAGACCTGGCAAGTCGTGCTGGAAGGCGGTGGTACGCGGCTGTTCGATGAAGGCGTCCGCTATGCTGTTGCGGACTTACGCACTTCCAGGTGA
- a CDS encoding xanthine dehydrogenase — MFAASGGRGSVTLRALVLGLNEIASAVAVELFKAGYGVIMSHDPNPPVIRRGMAFYDALFLDPISVGGVSSVCVENTLAARNCMTEREFIAVTRLGTHELLTIDRFDVLVDARMQKKAPRPDLRAVANVTVGLGPGFAVGENCDVAIETQPAKQGTLVKTGATLPADGVSRQLGGVGAERFVYSPAAGAWRTSLDVGMRVFKGLPLGLIDDIEVHAPIDGVLRGIARDGSKIPNGVKLIEIDPRGRDARWTGTDDRGLTIAQATVLAVFQARAGMQQKRSKANQRSPGSA; from the coding sequence ATGTTTGCAGCATCAGGTGGCCGAGGTTCCGTTACTTTGCGCGCTCTCGTTCTTGGTTTGAATGAGATCGCATCTGCGGTTGCGGTCGAGCTCTTCAAAGCCGGTTACGGCGTGATTATGTCTCATGATCCCAACCCTCCTGTCATCCGGCGCGGCATGGCCTTTTACGATGCGCTTTTCCTTGATCCCATATCTGTCGGCGGGGTCAGCTCGGTTTGCGTCGAAAATACTCTGGCGGCCCGAAACTGCATGACCGAGCGCGAGTTCATCGCCGTCACCCGCCTCGGCACCCATGAGTTGCTGACGATCGATCGCTTCGATGTTCTGGTCGACGCGCGCATGCAGAAAAAAGCCCCTCGCCCCGATCTGCGCGCGGTCGCAAACGTTACCGTGGGGCTCGGGCCCGGCTTTGCGGTCGGCGAAAATTGCGATGTAGCTATAGAAACTCAGCCAGCCAAACAGGGTACTCTCGTCAAAACGGGAGCCACCCTACCCGCCGACGGCGTTAGCCGACAGCTCGGTGGAGTTGGAGCGGAGCGCTTCGTCTACTCGCCGGCAGCGGGAGCTTGGCGAACGAGCCTGGACGTCGGAATGCGCGTGTTCAAGGGGCTTCCGCTCGGTCTTATCGACGACATCGAAGTCCATGCACCCATTGACGGGGTTCTGCGTGGCATTGCGCGCGACGGCAGCAAAATTCCAAATGGCGTGAAACTGATCGAGATTGATCCGCGCGGACGCGATGCACGTTGGACCGGCACGGATGATCGCGGCTTGACCATCGCTCAGGCGACCGTGTTGGCAGTATTCCAAGCGCGCGCAGGAATGCAACAAAAGCGCTCGAAAGCAAACCAACGCTCACCTGGAAGTGCGTAA
- the pstS gene encoding phosphate ABC transporter substrate-binding protein PstS has protein sequence MAAAAASVLLAQPTLAADISGAGATFPYPVYAKWADAYKKETGIGLNYQSIGSGGGIKQIKAKTVTFGATDAPLSGKDLDEAGLVQFPMVMGGIVPVINVEGIKAGELVLDGPALANIFLGTIKTWDDAAIKKLNPSLKLPSAAIAVVHRSDGSGTTFNFTHYLGNVSEDWKSKVGVEKAVEWPVGIGAKGNEGVANNVAQTKGSIGYVEYAYAKQNKMVFANMINKDGKTVSPTSAAFAAAAAGADWASTPGYGVILDNQPGAESWPMTAATFILMYKTPKDEAASREALKFFHWSYEKGGKLADELDYIPMPASVVKSVEDMWSKDIVGADGKPVLASK, from the coding sequence ATTGCTGCGGCGGCGGCGTCGGTGCTTCTGGCTCAGCCGACACTGGCTGCTGACATTTCGGGCGCAGGTGCCACTTTCCCTTATCCGGTCTACGCAAAGTGGGCTGACGCGTACAAGAAGGAAACCGGGATCGGTCTGAACTATCAGTCGATCGGCTCGGGCGGCGGCATCAAGCAGATCAAGGCCAAGACCGTCACGTTCGGTGCGACCGACGCACCGCTGTCGGGCAAGGATCTCGACGAGGCGGGCCTGGTTCAGTTCCCGATGGTAATGGGCGGTATTGTTCCCGTCATCAACGTCGAGGGCATCAAGGCCGGTGAGCTGGTTCTCGATGGACCGGCACTGGCCAACATCTTCCTCGGCACCATCAAGACCTGGGACGACGCCGCAATCAAGAAGCTAAACCCCTCGCTGAAGCTGCCTTCGGCTGCCATCGCCGTTGTGCATCGCTCGGACGGATCGGGCACGACGTTTAACTTCACCCACTATCTGGGTAACGTCAGCGAAGACTGGAAGTCCAAGGTTGGCGTCGAGAAGGCCGTTGAATGGCCGGTCGGCATCGGCGCGAAGGGCAACGAAGGCGTTGCCAACAACGTCGCTCAGACCAAGGGTTCGATTGGCTACGTCGAGTACGCATACGCCAAGCAGAACAAGATGGTCTTTGCCAATATGATCAACAAGGATGGCAAGACCGTTTCGCCGACCTCGGCTGCTTTCGCGGCTGCTGCTGCTGGCGCCGACTGGGCCTCTACGCCTGGTTACGGTGTGATCCTCGACAATCAGCCCGGCGCTGAAAGCTGGCCGATGACGGCTGCTACGTTCATCCTCATGTACAAGACGCCGAAGGACGAGGCTGCTTCGCGCGAAGCCCTCAAGTTCTTCCATTGGTCGTACGAGAAGGGTGGCAAGCTGGCCGATGAGCTCGACTACATCCCGATGCCGGCGAGCGTCGTGAAGAGCGTCGAGGACATGTGGTCGAAAGACATCGTTGGCGCCGACGGCAAGCCCGTCCTCGCCAGCAAGTAA
- the pstC gene encoding phosphate ABC transporter permease subunit PstC, which translates to MADITSTDSVAFAGAARERAGTLSKLYRDDRIFRTLTFSASVFVLVILGAVFASLAIGSWPAFKALGPSFLTTQSWNPVTEKFGALAPIYGTVVTSLIAMLIAVPLGIGIAVFLTELCPPAFRSPIGIAIELLAGIPSIIYGIWGLFFFAPFLQRTLQPFLISTFSGVPGLSTLFGGPPYGIGVLTASLILAVMVLPFITAISRDVFATVPSVLKESAYGLGCTRAEVIRRVVIPYSRVGVIGGAMLGLGRALGETMAVTFVIGNAHRIAGSILAPGTTISATIANEFTEADGDIYTSSLIALGLILFFITFIVLAAARYMLLRLDQKAGR; encoded by the coding sequence TTGGCCGACATTACTTCCACAGATAGCGTTGCGTTTGCAGGCGCTGCTCGGGAACGCGCGGGTACTCTCAGCAAACTTTACCGCGACGACCGCATCTTCAGGACGCTCACCTTCTCGGCGAGCGTTTTCGTGCTTGTCATTCTAGGCGCCGTCTTCGCCTCGCTGGCTATTGGCTCATGGCCGGCCTTCAAGGCGCTTGGCCCTTCCTTTCTCACTACGCAGTCTTGGAACCCGGTGACCGAAAAATTCGGCGCTTTGGCGCCAATATATGGAACGGTCGTCACCTCGCTGATCGCCATGCTGATCGCGGTGCCGCTGGGTATAGGCATTGCCGTCTTCCTCACGGAGCTGTGCCCGCCCGCTTTTCGCAGTCCGATCGGCATCGCCATTGAGCTGCTGGCGGGTATCCCCAGCATTATCTACGGCATCTGGGGTCTGTTCTTCTTCGCACCATTCTTGCAGCGGACGCTTCAACCGTTTCTCATCTCCACATTCAGCGGTGTGCCGGGGCTCTCGACGCTGTTTGGCGGACCTCCCTATGGTATCGGCGTGCTAACGGCTTCGTTGATCCTCGCAGTCATGGTGCTGCCGTTTATCACGGCCATCAGCCGCGATGTTTTCGCGACGGTCCCTTCGGTGTTGAAAGAATCGGCTTACGGCCTGGGCTGCACGCGCGCAGAGGTGATCCGGCGCGTTGTCATTCCCTACTCTCGTGTCGGTGTGATCGGCGGCGCCATGCTGGGCTTGGGCCGAGCGCTGGGTGAAACGATGGCGGTGACGTTCGTGATCGGCAACGCGCATCGTATTGCCGGTTCTATCCTGGCGCCGGGCACCACGATCTCGGCTACGATTGCAAATGAGTTCACCGAAGCCGATGGCGATATCTATACGTCGTCGCTCATTGCCCTTGGTCTGATCCTCTTCTTCATCACATTCATCGTGCTCGCCGCCGCCCGCTACATGCTGTTGCGCCTCGATCAGAAGGCGGGGAGATAA
- the pstA gene encoding phosphate ABC transporter permease PstA, translating into MVDQAIYTRRKFNDKLVSVLCWVATGIGVSVLAIILGTLLFKGFEGISPRLFLEMTPPPGSDGGLANAIWGSIVMSVIGVVVGTPLGILAGTYMAEYGRNSKLTSVVRFINDILLSAPSIVVGLFIYEIVVAPMRHFSAIAGGLALAVLVVPIVVRTTEDMLRLVPDSLREACAALGMPRAVVIRKVTYKAARAGMITGILLAVARISGETAPLLFTALNNQFWSTNLDAPMASLPVVIFQYAMSPYEDWQRLAWAGALLITIAVLTLSILARWLGRSKVPQ; encoded by the coding sequence ATGGTTGACCAAGCGATCTACACGCGGCGCAAGTTCAACGATAAGCTGGTCTCGGTCTTGTGCTGGGTGGCAACGGGTATCGGCGTTAGTGTTCTGGCGATCATTCTTGGCACGCTGCTGTTCAAGGGCTTTGAAGGAATTTCGCCGCGGCTTTTCCTCGAGATGACGCCCCCGCCGGGTAGCGATGGTGGTCTGGCCAACGCAATCTGGGGCAGCATCGTCATGTCGGTCATCGGCGTGGTCGTCGGAACGCCGCTTGGCATTCTGGCAGGCACGTACATGGCGGAATACGGGCGCAACAGTAAGCTCACTTCTGTCGTACGGTTCATCAACGACATCCTGCTCAGCGCTCCTTCGATCGTCGTAGGCTTGTTCATCTACGAAATCGTTGTTGCTCCGATGAGGCACTTCTCCGCGATTGCCGGTGGGCTCGCGTTGGCCGTTCTGGTTGTTCCGATCGTCGTGCGCACGACAGAGGACATGCTGCGCCTTGTGCCGGATTCCTTGCGCGAGGCGTGCGCGGCGCTCGGGATGCCACGTGCCGTGGTGATCCGGAAAGTCACCTATAAAGCCGCCAGAGCCGGAATGATCACAGGCATTCTGCTCGCCGTCGCCCGCATCAGCGGTGAGACGGCGCCCTTGTTGTTCACGGCATTGAACAATCAGTTCTGGAGCACGAACCTGGATGCCCCCATGGCCAGCCTTCCGGTCGTGATCTTCCAGTACGCCATGAGCCCTTATGAGGACTGGCAGCGCCTGGCCTGGGCTGGGGCGCTCCTCATCACCATCGCAGTTCTTACCCTGAGCATTCTCGCCCGCTGGCTAGGCAGATCAAAGGTCCCGCAATGA